The genomic region TTCCAGTTCTTGAGAGCCATGTTATTATTGTTTCAGTTTTTATAGCGCATTAGTCTGCTAAGCGAACTTCATTGTTTgcgaattttttgataaaataaatatttcttctaCTCACCCAATTGGTAGATAAGACTCTAATGCTTGATTAACTGTTAAAAAGGGATCAGACAGCGCAAAGCCCTTCGATAATAGTGCATGATGAGTATTTATTGTCTCTTCAACGCCACCAAGGTCCTCCATATCTTTGTCATCTGTCAATATAAgtccagaaaaaaaattgtatgaagtaacttgaaaaaattacaaGCTAAGCGATTAAAAATAACGCAGGAGGCAAGAAAGtggtattaaaagaaaaatattagcaaacattattataaaatacaaatacaatatatGGTTCAtagatatgtacgtatgtatgttgttcaaactaattattaaaatttccagcgacaaaaatcaaattaatttattcaaagaagCCCAATCATCTATTATTCAAACATAGCTGAAAAAACTTCCTAAAATAActtgcataaaaaaatgtattatacagggtgggccaaataagacctactaatgttaagcacaaataacttttttatttttcgacatatttATTtgtctctttttgtaggttataattgaattgttggaaatttattatggaaccctaccgcaagaccaccaacaacgactacaatacgctattcgttttacacaattagctacacaaatagattttttaaataatgttttgatgtcggttgaagcgcatttccatttaaatggttatgtcaacaaacaaaactgtagattgtgcggctctgaaaatccaataGTTATCGGTctatatttcttcgaaaatgaggatgaaacgccggaaacgatttcaggagcttcttacagaacattgattgaaaactttttgcggccaatggcggagcagtatcctagtTTGTGGTTTCaccaagatggagcaactgcgcatactgctaggcaaactatgggtctgctgcgtgaaatttttggcgaacgtctgatttacaaaaattcagattgcccttggccacctcgttcgtcagatttgactgcgcccgacttctttttatggggatatttaaaagacaaagtgtatgctaataaaccagagactattagacagttgaagcaaaatattcgagacgaaatactgatccttcaaccagaaacattatgtggtgtaataGAAAACGCCTTAAAAAGAGCCAATattgtatcgagaaaaatggtggacatttgtctgatgtaatatttcacacataatttccataaaatatattcagtgtataaaaacaattaaccaaaataaatgattattgcaaaagttatttgtgtttaacattagtaggtcttatttggcccaccctgtagtatagggaaatatttacatacggggagCATATCCGATAATTTAAACATAAGTATTGTGCAGTTTGACTCTTTTCGGGTGATCGCCAATCTGgtcgtatggcgtcaatggtcgcttgaatattgcaataaatcgattgttaagcgcactGCATGAGCCATCTTGTGGAaatcaaatgtcgtcgatgtttagctgattaatttttggaaataaaaattcaatcagcaCTGCTCGATAGCGgccgccattcaccgtaacgacaGCTCCTTCCTTATtacaaaagaaataagaacTGATGATGCCGCCGCTACTCTACATATGAACTTCGCTAACaggtttattcttttttttttgtaaatgtccACAATTGGGAATCGTTGTTCTATCGTTAAACGATTAATGATGATTTTTCCAAACTAATTGAACAGAAatcaacacagtttgtcattctcagcATTCTCGGTAGCAGCTtaccaaactcagctggaagtggttgctgttgttgttgtaaaaacaCTTCCTTCCATTTTTCAGAAAAGTTCATGACAACTACTCTAATTTGAagttgtaacagaacttatggcataGAACTTATTTAGGTCGAAGATTAGCCTCCAATAATATCCAGAACTTAATTTTGCCAGAGCAACGGCAAGTTGAAGCTTTTCgtctccgataacggcattcaggGCCGAGATCTTATAATAGTGGTTATATACAATGTAAAAGTCGTTAAAGCTCAATGGTCTATATTCCGTATTCCCAGCAGAAATTGGTGTTATGCTCCTTAACTCTCTCACTACATAAGTGGCAGTCCTGAGCGCGATGTTCAGACAGGTCTCCTCTTCATCGAGTGCGTGCAACTATTCCCCGACGACCAAGTGGGCTCTTCAAGCCGGCTGGTTGATTGCCTCAAATGTAGTCAGCACCGTTTCTTTGTCCTTGCTCCAAGTGCTACCGGTTAGCGAATTGCAGTGTTTGTTCCAGATATGGGGTTAAGTGGTGATCACGATTGTATGCGTCAAaaagagcaaactgtcgaaggtagcGCCCAGGGGTTGATAGCATTCGAAAATGGTGTGTCATTGTCGTGCACATTCAGTTGGTGTTTGACCTCGTTTAGCTATTTTGTAAATAGGCCGAGGACTTTGTAGAGGAGATGGTTAAACTCcttgcagtgaagaagcgagaattATCGAAGAAATAATCGCTTGCACTTGGATATAAACCATCATTGAGATCAGATTTTACTGATCGTAAAACCAAactccgccgtagccgaatgggttggtgcgtgattaccattcggaattcacagagaggtcgttgggtgcgaatctcggtgaaagcaaaattaataaaaacatttttctaatggcggtccgcccctcggcaggcaatggcaaacctccgagtgtatttctgccatgaaaaagctcctcataaaaatatctgccgttcggagtcggcatgaaactgtaggtccctccatttgtggaacaacatcaagacgcacaccacaaataggaggaggagctcggccaaacacctaatagaagtataagcgccaattatttttttttttttttttttttttaaaccaaactccgcgaaatatagaaattgaaCAGTTGGTCGAAAGAGCACCACTAGCAACCTATTCAGCCGCAGTGGATGAAAGGAGTTATCCATAGCGTTGGACAGTTCGCTCACAGGGCGGCCGACTTTGGCTAATGTCACAATTTATTTGTGTGTTTATGGCGTTATGTATCCTTTACGGAAGCCATGTTGATACGTATGTAGCTGGGGTCAGGTGTTTCGTAAAGAACGGTATTAGTAAGACTGAAGTATCTTCACTGCTAGATAAAAGAGATAAATCGGGTAGTATAACTCCGCTTGATTGAATTCAGTAGTGGAACCACTTTTCCTGCTCTCCACTTTTCAGCGATTATAGTGTCCATTGACACAGCATACTTAACAGCATACTCCTGCTAGCGCCAATTTGGTCGAATACTAGTGGAGCGCAGAGCATGAACTTACATACCTGACAAACACCGCACTCAGGACCGCATTGGAATACCGGAGACAGCTACGTATAAAGTAGGCCCTACTGATTATCTCCAAATTCAACTTCTGCCTATCTAGAATCGATTCCGAATTCAGTATGTATAGTATGTCCTGGATGTAATAGCTTTGCGCGTGATATGACCTCTAACACTCCTTTTGCTTTGCTCAGCAAATTTCTGGAGTCTACCGTATAACTTATCTAGAGAGGGATTGATGAGTTGAGAGAATTACGCGCCAAAAACTTTGATACAAGTCCTATAAGCTATCCATATGGTACGGACTTCAAGATGGCAAACGGTTGCTGTGGGCCTAAACCTGAATAGTCAAATGTGAACGGATTTGGGAAAATATGGTTATTGGCAACAATTGTTACATGCGAGCATATACGATTTCAAAAAACCGTTATTGAAATAGTTGTGGCATTATACTCGTAAGAACAAGCCTAGAAGCAAATGCTCCCACTAGAAAACCATTGTATCAGTTGCACAGGGCCTCTTGTGTTTCTTATATGTTTTTTCATTATTCCCAAATATTACGCTATGACCGAGCCGATTACCGACATAATGTAATTGAATTGCGGCGTTGACATAGAAAACAGATTTTGGATATGGTAAAAATGCATAGATCTTATAATAATGTGAACCACCTCCGAGTtgtgaaaacacaaaaaaacagagGAAATGTTCCTTTCACAGCTATATCCGTATAAGCGAAACCTACTTGGATACTTTAATATCATCACTAAGAAAAATGGCTTCCGGAGCAAAATATCCACCATTTTTCTTGGACAAAAATTTGCGATGCCTCAGTTTTTCTATAATTAGGAGGGTATAGGGAATGAATAGAATTATGGTACAATGCatgaaaaacagtaaaatatATATCTGGCTTGGGCCTATGGGAAAACGGATTTTCACGCAAAAATCAGGCAAGCAGGCACACAAGAATATACTCGAAAACTTGGTCAGAAATAAGAAGGAATGAATGAAGGAAATTGATTGAACGAAAACATATGGAACAAATCAAATAAGAGAATATGGGTAGAAAGCAAAATATTACATATGCGAGTAACAAATAAATTCTttcagttatatatatacaaaaaatgtaacaaaaaaatgtaatgatcGCTATTTTTACCTGGCAGATTAAGATCTTTTTTCATGAGGTTAGCACTGCACATTCCACCCAAATATGCTAATTCCTGCTCCAGACGTATCAAGCATGAATTTGCTGCACTGAGCTGTATAAAAATGAGATATAACTGGGTTACATCTGCACTTAAcgcaagaatagaaaaactcacTGTTGATGGATTATCATAACCCACGACCAGACATTTAAAGCCATATCGATTAATGTGTGGATCCTGTGCGTACAGCGAAGAAGTTTCTAAAGAAAACTCAACACAATTACCAGGCAATATCATAACATTCTGCATCCAATTTGAAGAACTGCAAAACAACAATGAAtgcaggaaaatatttttgtcaaatttaaattatgtaagCTACTATTGAAAGCTCAATAAAAGAAGACACATTGATTGTTCTTTATGGAAAATTGGTGAGTAATTTTTACTCACGTATTAAATTTCTTCACGACAATCCAATCCCGCTCAACAGCCACACCAACATCCACCTCTTCTTTCGCACCAGCAGTTTTATAACAACTACTAATCAGTGCAGTGCCTACGCATCCATTTGGACGTCGCATATTATTATCCAGCATATCAAAGTAATCCTCATTCGATGGACAAGATTCCGTTACTACCGGACGCATGGGTATAGAAAGCAATAAATAATCCTCCAATTGAGCAGTGCCGCATTGTGAATCGAACTCTATAGTTAACCACTGTACACATGGAGGAAATTCGACACGTTGACAACTGATTGTAGCGCTACGATATGGATGTTCGCTCTCCACAACACAATAATGATTGCTGGTAGTTATGGTTTCGCTAGCATTTCGATCCCCTAAAACTGGCATTTCACTTTCGCTCTTTTTACGCGATCGAAATTCGCGATTATCCACGGCAATAGCGTTGCGTACACTGTGCGCCGCCGCCACAGGACTTATAGTAACTGCGCCGCAGACTGTAACGTTTTGATCTTTAGTAGCGTAGAGTTGATTGAGCGCAGCAATGTGCGGCAGAATCTCCTTAATCATACTAAGTACTTGAACAGAGCTCTGTTGAGGAAAAGAGAGTATTAATATTAGACATTCCGATGATTACTATTAGGAAGCGGGTGCATTAACCTTTGGATCGCTGCATGCCAAATTGGCTATATGTGCATAAACCAAGGGCAAGAGTGTGTGGAACATATTCGACGATGCCATATTGAATACTTCCATAATCTGCACGACAGTCAACTGCGTAACCGGTACATCTTCCGAATCGGAGCGCAACGGACCACCTATGCCAACCTGATTATTTTGGTGGTGATGATGCTGCACATTTACAAACTCCTCTGCAACCTCATCTTCATCATCCACCCGCTCATTCCCATTCAGTTTAGCTATTTGCCCGTTACGGAAATTCAAGTCCTGTACTCCTGTACTCTCCTCAAtcatcaaatcttttggatgTATCTCAGTCGCACCTATTTCGATTTCCATTTCGAATGGATTCGTAGAGCGCTTATCGAATTTCAGTGTCTCTATGATACCTTTTGAGAATGATTCAATACGTTTCGTTATATCGCGCGCAGTAGACATATTTGCATCCACCGGCAGCACAGAAGTACGCGAATTATTCGCCCAATTAATGTCCATATGCTCCTCAATGGGTGTGATATTGTGTTCCGAATCTATCGTCTGTGTATGATTGGATGAATTGTCCGAGGGCGAGAGGGAAGCAGCCAAAGCATTACGAGCCAAAATCAACAGCTCAGTACACTTCTTGGTAATATCGCTAGCAATTTGTAAAGCAGTATCACGCGTAGTCACTTCATTGGAGGGTGGCACACCATTGGTACTATTGCCACCGCTATCACTACCACAACCACCCCCCGACGTATCACTCTTAACCGGCGTGCTATAATAAAGTATGCAGGGGATTTGACCGCGTTGTGGAGTGGTGCCATTGAAGCTCAAATCACAAGAGTAAAACTGAAATGTAGTGCCGCAAGGCCCGCGTATCGAAGGCACACCTGCGTCGCCGGAGCAGGTGCGGGCGCCTTGTGAGCACAGACGAAGTGCATACCGTGTATTTTCCTAAAAACAGAGGTGGTTAAaatagtatttatttaattatttgattaaATGTCAGATGTCTATACTTTAATATGCACCGGTCGCTCAAATTTGATTTCAGCCATGTCATTATGCACCACATCCTGATCATAAGAGCCCGATACAGATTCGAGTGTTTCCCATTTATGTTGCGACTGTAAGTCCACGGTGTTGTCATATAACAATTCCAATTGGTAATCGTAAGAGCCGGACCCAGAGAAAATCATGGCACCCGCAATTGCAATACCAGCACGATCCACAGTAAATCCAATAGCGTCGGGTCCGAAATTACCAGTGTTCCAGGTGCGACTCTGGTCGCAGCGTGCAAAACGTGAACCAGTGGAGTGAAGACTACGAGGCGGCATAAACATTTTATCAtactaaaatgttaaaattaaaagaaaacgaTTCGTTAAAAAGTAAACTCAATGATTTATTTAAACTCACATCGCCCAACGATGTGTGATACACTATTTCGGCCAGCACACGTGCCAACAGGTGGCAGCAGTTGTCGATTAAGCCTTGATTAATATCTTTGCTGCCGAAAGAGCCCACATAATTCAATTGCACACTGCGGTTATAAATATTCTCGATACGTCCGCGTATCGGATTCGCAATGATATCCAACAACCGTACGAGCACATCTTTGAAAGTCCATGAATTGCTGAGAAAATCACTTTTCTCCTGCTGTGTGCGATAAATCATTTGTTCCACAAGTATGGGATACTGATGCGCTTCGGTGGATGAAAGCATTGGCAGACCGGAATTGTCGCTTGGGCTGATTATCGATTGACGTTCGTTGCCCGGGTTAAGCAATGAGAATGTAGTACGCAACTTCACCGAAGGAGAACAAAGACCAGCGAGTATGGCGCTTAGCAGGCGTGAATGTAAGGTACCTTGCTGTAAGGCGAAAGATGAAGATAAATGAGGAGATTAATTAATACCGCGTTCACAATTGAATACAATTAAAGCTTTTACTTTATCCATTTGGGATAGCAAGTCACACAAACAATTCCATTTCAACGACGATGTGGGATAGAAGGCGTCAAAGCAGGCCACAAAGCTGATGTGGCattcttccaaaatttcaaatgcCATAGCGAAACCTACAATTTTACAAGAAGAACATAATGGATACATGCTAAagcatatttttagaattttcaccTCTTTCACTGCATATATCTTTGAAGATATCGTCACAGAAGATGCCAATTAGGAGTGCTCGTACATTGCCAATACACTCGGCCAATTGTATGTTCTCCATATTGGGCTTGCGAGTTGACGACACGCCGTTGGCGGCTCCTGATATAGATGTTGTTGTGGCAGAAGCTTCACCAAAGTACTTGGCCACATTGTTCGCGATTACAGTGGAAGCAGAATTGCTCAGCGcagatttagaatttttatctgaaaataaataagagaAACTAAAATTAACTACAACGCTTTTTAAACTCAATTCGCACACACCTCTGCCATCTCCTTTTGCTGTACGTGCCTGCAACTTCGTCAGTGCATTTGCAATGCTACTCGCCGTCAAGGTATTGGCAAATGTTGCCGATGCGCGTGGCGGATATATTTCATTCGTATATTTGCGCAGTAGACGCAGACAGGATTTATTCACATAAATCAAATATGCCAACGTTTGTTTTACTTGCAATTGTCGCCCTTTATCGCGCTGTTCGCGTAAATTCGTCTTAAATGATTCCCAAGACCAATTCAGCAAAACTACTAAACTCTCAAAACACTCTTTGCTCACTGTATTCGCAAAGGACTTGGTAATTTTTTGCACCGGATCCACATCAACCGGAGCAGCTGGCTGCTTTGATTCTTGTGTAATGAGGCGATAGAGAATGGATGGTATTTGACCTGAATTCACATCAGTGCCATTATTAGCCTTCTTCGATGACTTAAAGGTGAATACTACTTGATCTTCAGTTGTCACAGAAGCCTGTCCGCAAGAGCCGCAATCAGACGAGGGTCCAGCAATACGTGCCCACACCAAATACCAGCGACCTGCCGCAGCATTAATAGGCTTCGACAACATTATATGATGTTTACTACGGGCAGCGCACTCAAATGGTATCTCTTTTGTTTCAGTAATGAGAATGCCCTCTTTCTCATAACCGCCCCCATCAGTGCCTAGGTCGAATAGTTTCAATTTGCAAGTATACTCTCCACGACCGCCAAACATGCCGAAGCCACCTGTAGGTAAAAGAGAGAgtaataaattggaaaaaaagcAACTAATTTAAGAGCTTACAAATCATAACATCAGTATCGGCGGAGAAACGAATAGCTTCTACACTGTGCCCTGAATAGCCCCAACCGCCGCCAAAATTATCAAAACGGTTCACGATCTGATACTCGTTATTCAAGGCTTCTTTAGTATGGCTTTGTTGCTTGGGTACTGCTTCTTCAAAGCATGCGGGGCTTTTGAATTATttggaaaacatttaaaaaatttaaattcactaAATTAATATTTAGAATCAAAATTATAGAATCATAAaatcaaatgtacataaatatttttcaattatcttAATTACTATTTCAAATGCCTGGAaatgcttatgtatgtaagtcatTTGGTATAAGTTatcaatttatttgaataatgATTATTGCCAATGCATTATATACTTACATAGCATCTTGAGCTGAAGTAAGAATATCCAAACAAGCCAGCAAATTCAACGAGGCTTGTGAACGCGATATGCGGGCATCCACTTTGTTGGGCAAGGCCAGTTCCGGTGATAATATCGCgcgaaaatttgatgaattctgtttcagaaaaattacttaaagaaaaaataaaccaatttgcTTCTCAACTTACGACACCACAATTGGCAATTTCGCTGGCCATTACATTGTAACACTGTAACTTCCGCACCCCGCCATCGTATACCCACAATATATTATAGTGGGGATCTAAAGCGAACGCGATTTGAGGTTGCGGCTTATCCATGATGGAGCTGCCATGGCCTCCGCCACCGCTACTACTTGCCGAGACTCCAGCAGGGCTTTTGGCCTGATCGCGTCCGCGTTGGCGCCGTCGCTGTTGCTGTTCCCCCAGCTGATTTTCTTGCAAATCGAAAATTTGATTGCGCGCCTCGTGCATGCTACGCGACATCTGGTCGTTTATAGGACCCGCCAGGACAGGTTGCAATGGCGCCATCGCAGCGGGTGCACTGCTAGCCACTACCGAGGGGCAAGCACTAGcggcaatattttgatttagctCCGGCATTACTTTAGCATTACTATTTTGTatgatttgtacaaaatttatttgatttcggTAATGAGCAGTGCAGCTGCCGTCACGACGGTTGATCGAAAGTGTGTGGAATGTGAGCGGAATAGTAGGTATGagcactatttaaaaaaagaaaaaaaaaattaggtaaactgattttcaaataatttatttccacTCACAAATAGTTTTCTTATTGGCGACTACATTGACTTTCGGCAACATGTGCGTAGTGATGAGCGACTCATCGATTTTTATAAACGTCTGATCACCACTTGCGCCAATCCAAGTTGCCTTCTTACCGAAGCTGGGGCCCAAACCGCTGCAAAGTAAATTCCAGTAATATAAATGCATAAAGTATTCTGTGCATTATCAAAATATATCACTTACAAGACAGCCCCGGGTGCGCAATGCCATAGAAATTTCTGTCGTTGCGTCAATAAACTTGCAATGCCGGCATCCTTGGTTGCTCCACCAGGGCCTGTAGGAGTTGTGTTATTTTCACCGCTTGCTTTTTTATTAGATGCTGCACCCACATCCTCGCCAACGGCCGTAGCTTTATCTCTTTGAGAATCGTTTGGCAAACGACCTAACTGGCCTTTTTGGTAATTGCCAAAAGTGTACACCATGCCTTTGTAGGTCATCAGCACTGTGTGATTACTACCAGCGCTTACCTGGCTAATTGCGCCTTGCACATTCACTTTAACTGGTCCGTTTACGGGTTGCAAATCCCCCGTACCCAACTGACCATATTGATTACTGCCAAAGGTGAAAACTTCACCGGCTAGCGTTAGTACGACGGTATGATGAAGGCCGCAGGATACTTGCACCACTGGTGAACTGCTCGGCAGATTTAGCATCTGTGGCGCTAATGGAGCAACGCGTGGTGGATCCTTGTCTGAATCAGTCAATTGCGTTCCAATATTCTCTTCTGCaactaatttcttttccttGCGCCGCATTATTAAGCTCTTCGAGCGTTGACGATTTAATTCACTATTCAGCTGTTTGTTGTCCTTGTTAGCATCGTTTTCTGCCTCTTGCAGTGAAATGCAGGTGGAGCAGAGGCCACATTTGGAGCAACCGGCGTCGCCATGACCACAGGGACAAATCCTAAAATGAATGTGTGTCttttatatattcttattaAATAACTATTTGTATCCACTTACGCTCCCGACAAGCGTTCTTCAACGGGGACATTCAAAGTCGACACACAGGACACATTGTAGCCGGTGCACTCGCGGCACATAACACATACGCGGCATTGCCCTTGCACCAGTTGATGATCATCGTAATCGCAGAGTGTagaaaaatcaaatttcaacTTCTTTCCACCCAACAAACATTTGCCATCTGAGTCAGCAGCCGGCCCTATGCTTAAAGCGCTAGCACCACCACTACCTTGTAGGGTTACGCAATTATCCTTACTAGACTTGCTAAACACACGCCCGCATTGGCCTTTGTTATTCAGCCCGAAAGTGAAAAGTTGACCTTTAGAATTTAAGGCCACACAGTGCGCTTTACCCAGCGCCACCTTTGTTATGTGCTGATCAATGAAGTCACTAACACAACCACCGGTATCACAATGCGCTGTGTCCTTGCCAAACATAATCAGCTTACCAGTTTTTGTTACAAAAGCAGACGTGCCATTGTTGCAAGCCGCATGTATGACTACGTGACCATcgattttcgacatttttttgggCTTGACAGCTTTTGGCTGTCGTCGATTCTTGGAAGAGTCACCATCTTCACCACGGCGTGCGGTACCTACgaccaaacaaaattattttactactaacacatttttctttttccgcTCACCCGTAAAATAAACAGTGCCATCATCATTTACCAACAATGCGTGTATACCATCATGACCAACCGCGATGTGCACAATATTCGAAACTTTCGAAATAATCAACTCAGTCATTTTCATAGTTGGTGTTCGGCCGATAGATTTTAAGCCCAAAGATGCCGACTTGCCGTAGTAGTACACCTTGCCATTTGATGCACGCACAAGGCCAAATTCCTTGCCGCATACAATCCCCTGTACCTCTATCTCACTGGGCAGTTTCGGCTCGAAAATATTGTAGGaagattgaattttttgtatttggttttgaTTGAGCACCTCATCCTCGAAAGCAGCGTAGCCAAGTGTACGAAATTTTTTACGCGCCAGCTTTAAAGGAATCTCGAATGGAGGCGATAAATCGCTACCGTAAGTATTTGAGGTAttgaaattcaatttctttACAACAAGCGTATCCTGAAGGAAAAATGTATGTCAGTGCCTAGTATGTGTGATATAACCATTCTGGAATTATAGCTCTTAAATTTTTCACTTACATCTCTATTGGTACAAATTGCATTGATGGAGTCTTCATCCGTGAAAAGAACATAATTGAATCCCTCACGTATGGGTACGAGATTGACAGAATTGATGCCCTTAATAGTCAGCGTCTCTGTGTTTACCAGATGCAGGTGGTCTGCTGAACGCTTGACATTACGTCGAAAGTATAGATTACCGCCGAAGTAGCCCAACCAACCAGATTTTTCCTTGGTGAATTCATCATTTTGGGCATAAACATGCCCTTTGAAAGAGCCACTAAAACCAGTGCCGATCTTAAGCAAGGAGCTCCCAAGTAAGAGATACAGATAACTGCCATCTGAAGCCATAGCGGGTTGAGTGTAGAGGCTGCCGCAAGCGGTCACAGAAGTTTTTAATGTGAACTGGAagaataacaatttttaattatttatttacacgaAATAAGGAGCTCTGGCTGCCAATGCTTTCGGCT from Anastrepha obliqua isolate idAnaObli1 chromosome 2, idAnaObli1_1.0, whole genome shotgun sequence harbors:
- the LOC129239679 gene encoding E3 ubiquitin-protein ligase highwire isoform X2; this translates as MVGLLDPLKYGEHFYELYTSNTRRKLQNDRKSLSKRKSKDKKAAALAAAAAVLEGNAGAIVNPMDPPIIKDQLLLFPAFPVAHIELEANASKFAVFAVIRSTVLEAETRYALFQDTSGALRRLHNLSSSCCLICAGSCIATNLLDCSCHTTLSAVVGSANSGSGLLVEKRSRHDSANSDAESESDDATEKELAVVRVPLIVGAGLRSLFELIADARHIQPTLCTKALKALLDVIQGQQPESFKLEPDDLINPLYDLLLDLTTMPAAMVSNATTEANWSAMACAALIGLCIARGDTGKILKAIAAMLMSPKQLSRQIIQLPSVLSTLQKTVMSAALNKPTRPDFHTNGVPTNSLIDEFTLKTSVTACGSLYTQPAMASDGSYLYLLLGSSLLKIGTGFSGSFKGHVYAQNDEFTKEKSGWLGYFGGNLYFRRNVKRSADHLHLVNTETLTIKGINSVNLVPIREGFNYVLFTDEDSINAICTNRDDTLVVKKLNFNTSNTYGSDLSPPFEIPLKLARKKFRTLGYAAFEDEVLNQNQIQKIQSSYNIFEPKLPSEIEVQGIVCGKEFGLVRASNGKVYYYGKSASLGLKSIGRTPTMKMTELIISKVSNIVHIAVGHDGIHALLVNDDGTVYFTGTARRGEDGDSSKNRRQPKAVKPKKMSKIDGHVVIHAACNNGTSAFVTKTGKLIMFGKDTAHCDTGGCVSDFIDQHITKVALGKAHCVALNSKGQLFTFGLNNKGQCGRVFSKSSKDNCVTLQGSGGASALSIGPAADSDGKCLLGGKKLKFDFSTLCDYDDHQLVQGQCRVCVMCRECTGYNVSCVSTLNVPVEERLSGAICPCGHGDAGCSKCGLCSTCISLQEAENDANKDNKQLNSELNRQRSKSLIMRRKEKKLVAEENIGTQLTDSDKDPPRVAPLAPQMLNLPSSSPVVQVSCGLHHTVVLTLAGEVFTFGSNQYGQLGTGDLQPVNGPVKVNVQGAISQVSAGSNHTVLMTYKGMVYTFGNYQKGQLGRLPNDSQRDKATAVGEDVGAASNKKASGENNTTPTGPGGATKDAGIASLLTQRQKFLWHCAPGAVFGLGPSFGKKATWIGASGDQTFIKIDESLITTHMLPKVNVVANKKTILLIPTIPLTFHTLSINRRDGSCTAHYRNQINFVQIIQNSNAKVMPELNQNIAASACPSVVASSAPAAMAPLQPVLAGPINDQMSRSMHEARNQIFDLQENQLGEQQQRRRQRGRDQAKSPAGVSASSSGGGGHGSSIMDKPQPQIAFALDPHYNILWVYDGGVRKLQCYNVMASEIANCGVNSSNFRAILSPELALPNKVDARISRSQASLNLLACLDILTSAQDAIPACFEEAVPKQQSHTKEALNNEYQIVNRFDNFGGGWGYSGHSVEAIRFSADTDVMICGFGMFGGRGEYTCKLKLFDLGTDGGGYEKEGILITETKEIPFECAARSKHHIMLSKPINAAAGRWYLVWARIAGPSSDCGSCGQASVTTEDQVVFTFKSSKKANNGTDVNSGQIPSILYRLITQESKQPAAPVDVDPVQKITKSFANTVSKECFESLVVLLNWSWESFKTNLREQRDKGRQLQVKQTLAYLIYVNKSCLRLLRKYTNEIYPPRASATFANTLTASSIANALTKLQARTAKGDGRGVCELSLKSVVVNFSFSYLFSDKNSKSALSNSASTVIANNVAKYFGEASATTTSISGAANGVSSTRKPNMENIQLAECIGNVRALLIGIFCDDIFKDICSERGFAMAFEILEECHISFVACFDAFYPTSSLKWNCLCDLLSQMDKQGTLHSRLLSAILAGLCSPSVKLRTTFSLLNPGNERQSIISPSDNSGLPMLSSTEAHQYPILVEQMIYRTQQEKSDFLSNSWTFKDVLVRLLDIIANPIRGRIENIYNRSVQLNYVGSFGSKDINQGLIDNCCHLLARVLAEIVYHTSLGDYDKMFMPPRSLHSTGSRFARCDQSRTWNTGNFGPDAIGFTVDRAGIAIAGAMIFSGSGSYDYQLELLYDNTVDLQSQHKWETLESVSGSYDQDVVHNDMAEIKFERPVHIKENTRYALRLCSQGARTCSGDAGVPSIRGPCGTTFQFYSCDLSFNGTTPQRGQIPCILYYSTPVKSDTSGGGCGSDSGGNSTNGVPPSNEVTTRDTALQIASDITKKCTELLILARNALAASLSPSDNSSNHTQTIDSEHNITPIEEHMDINWANNSRTSVLPVDANMSTARDITKRIESFSKGIIETLKFDKRSTNPFEMEIEIGATEIHPKDLMIEESTGVQDLNFRNGQIAKLNGNERVDDEDEVAEEFVNVQHHHHQNNQVGIGGPLRSDSEDVPVTQLTVVQIMEVFNMASSNMFHTLLPLVYAHIANLACSDPKSSVQVLSMIKEILPHIAALNQLYATKDQNVTVCGAVTISPVAAAHSVRNAIAVDNREFRSRKKSESEMPVLGDRNASETITTSNHYCVVESEHPYRSATISCQRVEFPPCVQWLTIEFDSQCGTAQLEDYLLLSIPMRPVVTESCPSNEDYFDMLDNNMRRPNGCVGTALISSCYKTAGAKEEVDVGVAVERDWIVVKKFNTSSNWMQNVMILPGNCVEFSLETSSLYAQDPHINRYGFKCLVVGYDNPSTLSAANSCLIRLEQELAYLGGMCSANLMKKDLNLPDDKDMEDLGGVEETINTHHALLSKGFALSDPFLTVNQALESYLPIGLMRYKN